The proteins below come from a single Tenuifilum thalassicum genomic window:
- a CDS encoding glycoside hydrolase family 19 protein yields MAQEQIQLDDRNNLSAMHIARTVAHELAHGVFNLRQTFSDKNFVTLPQGTTGNLMDYPTSPALADRYTALIKIQWDLIHNPISTTGLFDGMEEGALSSEFKGTPVVFLGDTAIRKERLFIYNDTSKTVKVKFETADTSKTKVAFQLIITTEPNNIKLPYPKTGCDTLVFNEIKQIRLDSIPNGKYTLTCKVKVKTLKNKKEVESEKVFTTHFFIRTKKLEITTELLKSIFANNPDTVRLGRVARAINKYSEQFGLVNVNRMSHFLAQVGYESDGFKGKSGEGGCYTKTNTNWSIWFSLTWKERPFCNNCNCDTTLNLPIQRGSKKLKWTAVECKAEQKDCYAVPDIFICKKAGKEQDSLFLSYVYQCEGGNGNSSTGDGYKYRGHGAIQLTWKKTYQAFDEWLRNNYPKVYKNVVSNPSVIDKDEELFVLSALWFWSSEKKNKKLNDCADLGNYEEITRVISNSTKTVEERKKIFDKLIKT; encoded by the coding sequence GTGGCCCAGGAGCAAATTCAGCTCGATGACAGAAATAACCTGAGTGCCATGCATATTGCCCGCACTGTGGCCCACGAGCTGGCGCATGGAGTTTTTAACCTGCGGCAAACCTTCAGTGATAAAAATTTTGTAACTTTACCCCAAGGAACAACCGGTAACCTTATGGACTACCCAACCTCCCCGGCGCTTGCCGATAGGTACACAGCACTAATCAAAATCCAATGGGACCTCATCCACAACCCCATCTCCACCACCGGGCTGTTCGACGGCATGGAAGAGGGGGCGCTATCTTCTGAATTTAAGGGCACGCCAGTTGTATTCTTGGGTGATACAGCTATCAGAAAAGAAAGATTGTTTATTTATAACGATACCTCGAAAACCGTAAAAGTAAAATTTGAAACAGCAGATACCTCTAAAACTAAAGTCGCATTTCAACTTATAATCACCACAGAACCAAATAATATCAAACTGCCCTATCCCAAAACCGGCTGTGACACTTTAGTATTCAATGAGATAAAACAAATACGGCTGGATTCTATTCCAAATGGGAAATATACCCTCACGTGCAAGGTAAAAGTAAAAACGTTAAAGAATAAAAAAGAGGTAGAAAGTGAAAAGGTATTTACAACCCATTTCTTTATAAGGACGAAAAAACTTGAAATAACGACAGAGCTATTGAAAAGCATTTTCGCAAATAACCCCGATACTGTCAGGTTGGGCCGGGTGGCCAGGGCAATAAATAAATATTCAGAGCAGTTTGGGTTAGTAAACGTTAATCGGATGAGTCATTTTTTAGCACAGGTAGGCTATGAGAGTGATGGGTTTAAGGGTAAGTCAGGTGAAGGAGGGTGTTATACAAAAACAAATACAAATTGGAGCATATGGTTTAGTTTAACCTGGAAAGAACGACCATTTTGTAATAATTGCAATTGTGATACAACATTAAATTTGCCAATACAAAGAGGAAGCAAAAAGTTAAAATGGACAGCTGTTGAATGTAAAGCAGAGCAGAAGGATTGCTATGCTGTTCCCGATATATTTATTTGTAAAAAGGCCGGGAAAGAACAAGATTCACTATTTTTGAGTTATGTATATCAATGTGAAGGAGGCAATGGCAACAGTTCCACCGGGGATGGCTATAAATATCGAGGTCATGGCGCAATACAGTTAACATGGAAAAAGACTTATCAAGCATTTGATGAGTGGTTGAGAAATAATTATCCGAAAGTTTATAAAAATGTGGTATCCAACCCGTCAGTCATCGACAAAGATGAAGAGTTATTTGTTTTATCTGCTTTGTGGTTCTGGAGCTCTGAAAAAAAAAATAAAAAGTTGAATGACTGTGCTGATTTAGGAAATTATGAAGAGATTACAAGAGTAATTTCAAATTCAACAAAAACAGTAGAAGAAAGAAAGAAAATATTTGATAAACTAATAAAAACTTAA
- the rlmD gene encoding 23S rRNA (uracil(1939)-C(5))-methyltransferase RlmD produces the protein MGRRKKPLLEQVHIQDVAAEGKAIGKVNDKVVFVPFAVPGDVVDIQVTKNRKNFMEGQVVRWHQFSPIRVEAFCEHFGLCGGCKWQSLPYSEQLRYKQKQVSDQLKRIGKVELPEISPIIGSSKTQYYRNKLEYTFSDSRWLTREEIEKSDEIIQEPALGYHIPGRFDKVFDVKNCYLQPEPSNSIRLAVKDYALKHSIPFINLYSKQGVLRNIIIRTTTTNEVMVILSVTQITDQVKGLLDYLKNEFPQITSLFYVVNTKLNETINDLDLVLYHGQEYITEQMEDLRFRVGPKSFYQTNSEQALVLYRVARDFANLTGSETVYDLYTGTGTIANFVARKAKKVVGIEYVPEAIDDAKVNSKINGIENTSFFSGDIKDLLKKEFLLQHGTPDVVILDPPRAGIHPDVANTLVEANPIRIVYVSCNPATQARDIALMSEKYRVTKIQPVDMFPQTHHVENVVLLERK, from the coding sequence GTGGGACGGAGAAAAAAACCGCTGCTCGAGCAGGTTCATATTCAAGATGTTGCAGCAGAAGGAAAAGCCATAGGCAAGGTTAACGACAAAGTAGTTTTTGTGCCATTTGCGGTACCGGGCGATGTGGTTGACATACAGGTCACAAAGAACCGAAAAAATTTTATGGAGGGGCAGGTAGTTAGGTGGCATCAATTTTCACCTATCAGGGTTGAAGCATTTTGTGAGCATTTTGGACTTTGTGGTGGTTGTAAGTGGCAAAGTCTTCCGTACAGCGAGCAGCTGCGGTATAAGCAAAAACAGGTATCCGATCAGCTAAAAAGGATTGGTAAGGTTGAGCTTCCAGAGATATCTCCAATTATTGGATCAAGCAAAACCCAGTACTATAGGAATAAGTTGGAATACACCTTTTCCGACTCGCGATGGTTAACCCGAGAAGAGATTGAAAAATCCGATGAAATAATTCAAGAACCAGCCTTGGGCTATCACATACCAGGGAGGTTCGATAAAGTTTTCGATGTTAAGAACTGCTACTTACAACCCGAGCCATCCAATTCAATCCGTCTTGCTGTTAAGGATTATGCATTAAAACACTCCATACCGTTTATCAACCTTTACTCAAAGCAGGGGGTGCTTCGGAATATCATAATCAGAACTACCACCACAAATGAGGTAATGGTTATTTTATCGGTAACCCAAATAACCGATCAGGTTAAAGGTCTTTTAGATTATCTTAAAAATGAGTTTCCCCAGATAACATCATTGTTCTATGTGGTTAACACTAAGTTGAACGAAACCATTAACGATTTGGATTTAGTGCTTTACCATGGACAAGAATACATAACCGAGCAGATGGAAGACCTGCGGTTCCGCGTGGGACCAAAATCATTTTATCAAACTAACTCCGAGCAGGCACTTGTGTTATATCGCGTTGCACGCGACTTTGCCAACCTTACAGGCTCCGAAACAGTCTACGACCTTTATACTGGCACAGGCACCATTGCCAACTTTGTAGCTCGGAAAGCAAAGAAAGTGGTTGGAATTGAGTATGTCCCCGAAGCCATTGATGATGCGAAGGTAAACTCTAAAATAAATGGGATTGAAAACACATCTTTCTTTTCAGGTGATATCAAGGACCTGCTAAAAAAAGAATTTTTGTTACAGCATGGCACACCTGATGTTGTCATACTTGACCCACCCAGAGCAGGTATACATCCCGATGTTGCCAACACGCTAGTTGAAGCCAACCCCATCAGAATTGTTTACGTTAGCTGCAATCCAGCAACACAAGCTCGAGATATCGCTCTTATGTCTGAAAAGTACAGGGTAACAAAAATTCAACCGGTTGATATGTTCCCACAGACACATCATGTTGAGAATGTGGTATTGCTGGAAAGGAAGTAA
- a CDS encoding VanZ family protein, producing the protein MNSLRNKRRLIILILVWVLSILFIPAIIPMDFPIIKVFGFYIHSDYLVHVFLFFILIVTLLLAGIGVHSFGVFILIILAAILAEVWQLVIPHRTYNIWDLIANVGGVILGYLVAYLRLMFAKKTLLTDKKVKRHKP; encoded by the coding sequence ATGAATTCGTTACGAAACAAAAGAAGGTTAATAATTTTAATTCTAGTATGGGTACTGTCAATCCTGTTTATACCAGCAATAATCCCCATGGATTTCCCAATAATTAAAGTATTTGGGTTTTACATACATTCCGATTATCTGGTTCATGTTTTCCTTTTCTTTATTTTAATAGTTACACTCCTGCTTGCAGGAATAGGGGTTCATAGTTTTGGAGTTTTTATTTTAATAATATTAGCGGCTATTCTTGCCGAAGTATGGCAGCTAGTAATTCCGCATAGAACATATAATATTTGGGATCTGATTGCAAATGTCGGTGGCGTTATACTTGGATATCTTGTGGCCTATCTTAGGTTGATGTTTGCTAAAAAAACTCTGTTAACCGACAAAAAAGTTAAAAGGCACAAGCCTTGA
- a CDS encoding metal-dependent hydrolase, with translation MDSLTHALTGAVIGDAIAGQKFGQKAMLIGAFAANIPDLDVLVTNLFNPVDALFVHRGFSHSFLLMILGSAALAYLLNKRFSKRLNFTNWWLLILIPWFSHLSMDIFNTYGTAIFAPFSNTRVSIDSMAIIDLNLLIILLFSLLGIFLTKRMPRFKRFLSVASLSAVIIYFVAGVLIKAAVEREVKSYLSKNDVGYNRIYSTPVPLTNLAWMVLVEDSASFRVSYINVPKNQIYRHFYIKKVSVKLDCPVLEEKLVDFSKGFYAVKHDDGKIFFTDLRFSTLAGAPQNSPVLSIEINPNSCKASRNHPKRDINLKNAAALYRRLLLDK, from the coding sequence ATGGATTCATTAACACATGCCCTTACTGGTGCAGTTATTGGGGATGCTATTGCTGGACAAAAGTTTGGCCAGAAGGCAATGCTGATTGGTGCATTTGCTGCCAACATCCCCGATTTAGATGTGCTGGTTACAAATCTTTTTAATCCGGTGGATGCCCTTTTTGTTCATCGAGGATTTAGCCACTCCTTCCTGCTGATGATACTAGGCTCAGCTGCTTTGGCCTATCTTCTTAATAAGAGGTTTTCAAAAAGATTAAATTTTACTAATTGGTGGCTACTTATACTTATTCCATGGTTTTCACATTTATCAATGGATATCTTCAACACATACGGGACAGCCATTTTTGCGCCTTTTAGTAATACTCGGGTATCAATCGATTCCATGGCGATAATCGATTTAAATCTTCTTATAATTCTGCTTTTCTCATTATTAGGAATTTTCCTTACGAAAAGAATGCCAAGGTTTAAACGTTTCCTTTCTGTGGCCTCACTGTCAGCTGTAATTATTTACTTTGTTGCAGGCGTTTTAATTAAGGCAGCTGTTGAAAGGGAGGTGAAATCGTATTTATCCAAAAATGATGTTGGCTACAACCGAATTTATTCCACCCCCGTTCCGCTTACCAATTTAGCCTGGATGGTATTAGTTGAGGATTCGGCCTCGTTTAGGGTTTCCTATATTAATGTTCCAAAGAATCAGATTTATAGGCATTTCTATATCAAGAAAGTTTCTGTCAAATTAGATTGCCCTGTACTAGAGGAAAAACTGGTTGATTTTAGCAAGGGGTTTTATGCAGTGAAGCACGATGATGGCAAAATCTTTTTTACCGATTTACGCTTTTCCACATTAGCCGGAGCCCCTCAAAACAGCCCAGTACTTAGCATTGAAATCAACCCAAATTCGTGTAAAGCAAGTAGAAATCATCCAAAAAGGGATATCAACCTAAAGAATGCAGCAGCCTTGTATAGAAGGCTGTTGTTGGATAAATAG